AAAAAAAGCGGGCGTAAAATATCAAGTTGCCTTTAACCGCAGGTTTGACCATAGTTATAAACATGTGAGAGATGTCGTGCGTGAGGGGAAGATCGGCAATGTCCATATTGTGAAAATAACAGCCAGGGATCCTAAACTGGCACCGATTTCATACCTTAAAGATTCAGGCGGGCTATTTTTGGATATGTGTACACATGATTTTGATATGGTTCGTTTCCTGTCAGGAAGCGAAATTGTAGAAGTGACTGCAATTGGCACCTGTCTGGTGGACAAGTCAGTTGAAAAAATAGGTGACATAGATACCGCGATCACTACTATGAAACTTTCAAATGGTGCTTTGGCAGTCATTGATAACAGCCGTCAGGCTGTCTACGGATATGACCAGAGGGTTGAGGTATTTGGCTCTAAAGGATGTGTCTGTGCTGACAATGCAACAGGAGATACTACCTCTATATACACCGTTGAAGCGGTCACTAAAAATAAACCGTTGTGGGATTTCTTAGAGAGATTCAATGATGCCTATGTTGAAGAAGCCAGATGCTTTATTGATTCATGTTTAAATGGTGCTGAAATTAAAGCAGATGCTAATGATGGCCTGCAGTCTATAAAAGCTGCGTTAGCAGCGGCCAGGAGTTGGAAGCTGGGTGGTATTCCGGTTAAAGTTGAAGAATAGAGCATCATAGGAATAGATACTTAGATGAATGATGATTGGCTCCTGCCTGCTGAAACTCAACTTATGAGTATATCGCATTACGGAGTCAACCATTATAAAAAAATCAGCACAATAAGCTTGTTGATAAGTACAAAAAAGAGGTGAGAAATTTGGACGACTTTATTTTAAAGATGAGTGGTATAGTCAAAGAGTTTCCAGGAGTTAAAGCATTAAACAATGTAGAACTTAATGTTCATCCGGGAACAGTCCATGGATTAATGGGGGAAAATGGTGCTGGCAAATCTACATTGATGAAATGTCTTATTGGTCTATACAGAAGAGATGCAGGTACGATATATTTTGCCGGTAAAGAAGTGAATTTTTTATCAGTTTCTGAGGCAATCAAATCAGGTATATCAATGATCAACCAAGAACTGTGCCCCATTCCTGAAAGAACTGTTGCAGAAAATATTTGGGTTGGACGCGAACCCAAAAAGAACATATTAATGGTTGATCATAAACGTATGTGTGTACAGACTAGAGAACTGTTAAAGAAATTTGATATTAAAATCAGTCCTGATACGCCGTTAAAATACTTAACGGTTGCCCAGATGCAAATGATAGAGATCATACGGGCAGTTTCTTATGAATCCAAGATCGTAATAATGGATGAACCAACGTCATCTTTGACGCAATCTGAGGTGGCACAGCTGTTTAAAATCATTAAAAATCTGAAAGAACAAGGAATTAGTATTATTTACATCACGCATAAAATGGACGAAGTATTTCAAATCTGTGATGAGGTCACTGTTATGCGTGATGGAGAGTATATCAGTACGAATAATATTAAGGAACTGGAGATGGATGGTTTGATCTCTAAAATGGTTGGGAGGGAAATAACACAGTTGTTTCCTAAAAAAGAGTGTCCGATTGGAGACGTTATATTACGGGTAGAAAATATAAGTATAGATAATTTTGTACATAATGTCTGTTTTGAATTACATAAAGGTGAAATCCTGGGGTTTGCTGGATTGATTGGCGCAGGCAGAACAGAGACAATGGAAGGTATTTTTGGATTAAGAAAATTGACAGAAGGTAATATCTACAAAAATGGAGATAAGATTAAAATAGATTGTCCGGGAGACGCGATTAAAAACAAGATAGGAATGCTGACAGAAGATAGAAGAGGAAAAGGTATTGTTGGAGTCCGTAACATTTATGACAATACAGTACTTTCTCACTTAAAAGCGTATGGCTTTCCAATAGCACATAAGCGCATTTTGAAGGATACTGATGAATACTGTACAAAGTTAAATGTCAAAACGCCAAACTATAAAACTCAGATACAAAATTTATCAGGGGGAAATCAGCAGAAGGTACTAGTGGCACGGCTGCTTTTAAATGATCCGGATATTCTTATTTTTGACGAACCGACTCGGGGAGTAGATGTTGGTGCGAAAGTGGAAATTCATTCTTTGATTACTAAGTTGGCTGCAGAAGGCAAAGGTATTATTTTAATTTCTTCTGAATTACCTGAGGTCATGGGAATGGCAGATCGGATTGTTGTTATGCATGAAGGCAGAATTACGGGCGTTCTTAACAAGGACGAGTTTGAGCAGGAGCTTATAATGCGGTATGCGACTGATTGGAAGGATACAGTTAAACAGTGATGGAGGTATGAAGAGATAATGAAGGAAAAGACAAGAATTAAAAATTTTGTACAGCAAAATACTATTTGGATGGCATTTGTAGTATTGGCGGTTATTGCATGTATTGCAAGTCCTGCATTTTTGACAAGATCTAATATTACGAGTGTGCTGATGAGCGAATCTGTAGTTGGTATTATAGTCTGTGGAGAGATGTGGTGTATACTTTCCCGAGGAATCGATCTAACACCAGGTGCAATAGTAGCCCTGACATCATGTATATCTGCAAGTCTGGTACAAAAGGCTGAATATAGTGGAAGAATGTTCCCTAATTTACCAGAACTTCCGATCGGGTTAGTGTTATTAATTGTGATCGTTGTTGGTGTTTTGATTGGTATATTTAATGGTGTTTTGATTGCATATTTTAAACTGCCGCCTTTTATCGCCACACTTGGTACACAATTGATCGTCCGTGCTGTTGCACAGATATACACAACAGCATATCCTGTTCCTGAATTACGTGCAGATTTTAAATTACTTGGACAAGGCTACTTATTTGGCCTTTTTCCTGTGGTCGTACTGATCTTTATTGTTTTCGTGATCATAAGCGGGTTTATGTTGACACAAACCCGTTTTGGGAAAAATGTGTTCGCTATCGGCGGGAACGAGCAGACAGCGCGTGTGGCGGGCATACATGTAGAAAGAAATATCATATATGTCTATGCATGGAGTGCTGTCTGCGCCGCTGTCAGTGGAATGCTTTTGGCAGCACGTTCAGGGGCCGGTAATTCCTCTTTTGGAACTAATTATGAACTGGACGCAATTGCAGCGGCTACAGTGGGAGGAACATCCCATTCGGGCGGTGTTGCAAAGATCAATGGCGTGATAGCAGGTATTCTTATTCTTGGTATTGTAAAGAATGCAATGCTTTTAGTCGGGATATCTACATATTGGCAGCAGATCGTCAAAGGCATCATTATAATTGTGGCAGTGGCGCTGGATATGTATAAAAATATTAGAAAAAGTTAGGAGGATAGGGGAATGGAACAGTCATTGCATCTTAAATCAATAAAGTGTTGTAATTTACCAACAGCCCTGCATATTGCATCTGACGCTGGATTTAAAGGCGTCGAAATAGCAGATTATATGCTGTATGAGTTTTTTGATGCCGGATTTAATGTTAATGATCTTAAAACTTTATTACAACAGAATCAGCTTTCAGCCCAGTGTATTAACGATGTCTTAGGATGTGAAAGCATGGCATATGGTAACAGAATGGCGGCTGTGAAGCAGATGAATTTTTTTTCGGATATCGCTCATGAAATAGGATGTGATACGATACAAGTCTGTCCATTATGTGAATTAGAGGGACTTCCGCAACAACAGATTATCAAGAGTACCGCGTACAATATAAGACAATTAGCAGATATAGCAGGTCAGAAAAATATAAGACTTCAGATAGAAACAGTGGCCTGGTCACCAATTAATTCATTGAGTAAAGGAATAATGTTGTTGGATGAAATTCAGAGGGATAACGTTGGTATTACAATTGACTTTTGGCATCTATGGGCAACAGGTGGAACGACACCGGATGAAATAGCATTATTTGATAAAAAGAAAATGGGAAATATACATTTTTGTGATGGTATACGTCCTGAAAACGGTGAAAAATGGAATGAAAATATACAGAGAGGTTTTTTGCCAGGAGACGGAGACATACCACTAAAAGAATGGGCAGCAGCTGTCAAAGCGACTGGTTATGACCGTCCATGGTCGATCGAGCTGATCAGTACAAAATACTGGCAATGTGATTCGTATGATGTGGCAAAACAATTATACGAAGGTATGGAAAAATATGTTAGCGATATGTGATATATAAACGACAGGAGGTTTTATTAATGAAAGCATTACAAGCGAGTGGCACATGGAGACCAAGGCCAGGATATAGTCCTGATGAGCGGGAAAAGAAGGATAACAGAGCAAGCATGGGAAATAATCTTTTTTACCAACCATCTTTAGAAATGGTTGATATACCAAAACCAGAACCGAAGGATGATGAAGTACTGATAAAGGTGGGCGGTGCTGCGGTATGCGGTTCGGATACGATGTTTTTAGGAAAAGATGATGAAGACTATCTTCAGTATTGCGGGCATTGCAAACTGCCTGTCGTAATCGGGCATGAATTTTCCGGGGAAATTGTTAAGACTGGAAAAAAAGTGAAAAATTTTAAAGAAGGGGATTTAATAGTTGCCGAAACAATGAATTGGTGTGGAGAGTGTGCGGCCTGCAGAGCCGGGCTGGTGAATCAATGTGAGAACCTTGAGGAAATAGGATTTACTTTAGATGGCGGATATGCAGAATATCTGGTTGCAAAAGAAAAATTTTGTTTTCATGTGGAAGCTCTTGTGTCTGTATATAAGACAAAAGAGAGAGCTTTGGAAGTAGCAGCAATGGTTGAACCTACAGCAGTTGCTTACAATGGAATGTTTGTGCGCGGCGGTGGCTTCCTTCCGGGGGGGAATGTGGCAATATTTGGGGCAGGACCTATTGGGTTATCTGCCACATCCCTTGCAAAAGCAGCGGGGGCAGCCAAGATCATTACATTTGAAAAGGAACCCCTTCGTATGAAGCTTGCCCGTGAAGTGGGAGCGGATTATGTATTTGATCCAGATGAATTGTATAGTGCCGGAATATCTCCAAGTGAAAAAGTGATGGATTTAACAGGTGGAATAGGTGTTGAAATGGCAGTAGAAGCTACACATGATCAGTCGGAGACTATTCCTGAAATTGAACAAATGATTGCTGTTGGCGGTACGATTGCACAGATTGGAATATCTCCGAAACGTACACCGATAATGTCTACATATTTACAAAAAAAAGGTGTTAACTATCATTGTTCTATTGGAAGTTCGGGTCATGATATATGGCCACATGTAATCCGGCTTATCGCAAGCGGTCGGATTGATCCCAGCAGATTTTTAACGAAATGCTATCATTTGGATGAGGCGAAAGAGGCTATTGAAGCTGCAGAAAGGCTGGAGGGCGGTAAATTTGTTGTTACTCCTAACTGGTGATTTTCTTACGAAAGAAGAGGGATAGTTATTATGCTAAAAGTAAAATTTGGAGCACTGGATTTTGCACTTCCGGGGCAGATGGTAGGAAACATCAGACTGGCACATGAGATTGGGCTTGACGGACTTGAGCTTGGTTTTTTGAGATATCAGGAAAGAGGGTTTATGCTTGGGCAAAAGTGGTTTCGGGATTATTATCTGGAAGAAGGAGAAAAGTATAATATTGCGTTTCCATCTATGGCAGTGTGTGAATTTGATTACTATGGTCTGAAACACAAGGTGACGACGGAGAAAGGCAGACGTGTAAGAGAAATTATTGATTTAGCCATAGACACGGCGGCATATATGAAGATGGAAATGGTCATGATGCCCAGTTTTAATGATGGATACATTGAGACAGAAGAAGATATGGAGGTAACTGCGGAAGCGCTCATCTATGCATGTAAAGAGGCGGCGAAGCATAATATTACGATCGCCACAGAGAATCTGCTGACGCTTGATAAGAACCTGAAATTATTCCAAAAAGTAGGACAGCCTAATTTCTCCTGTCTGTATGATTCACAGAACTACCGTGTGTGGAAGAACTGGTCTCAGCCCGGGATGCTTAAGCAGTTGGCAGAAAACAATATTCTATATCCGGAGATTCATGTAAAAGATGGAGTGGGGCAGAGCGGTAGTTCTGCCTATCTTGGAGAAGGAGACACTGATTTCAGGGGGACAATGGAAGTCCTGCACGATATAGATTACACCGGTTGGATCCATCTGGAGAACTTTTATGACAGGCTGCCGTTATGTGCTACTGGGGACACATATATTGATGTGGCAAAAAAGGATCTGGCTATATTGAAAGAG
This is a stretch of genomic DNA from [Clostridium] hylemonae DSM 15053. It encodes these proteins:
- the iolG gene encoding inositol 2-dehydrogenase — translated: MDRKLQIGVIGAGRIAQLHIDNLAYRIPEAEVVGIADINFERAEEIAKKYKIINVYEDYKELLGNPDVDAVFICSTTDTHSPVSIAAAKAGKHIFCEKPIDRKLERIIPVLEEIKKAGVKYQVAFNRRFDHSYKHVRDVVREGKIGNVHIVKITARDPKLAPISYLKDSGGLFLDMCTHDFDMVRFLSGSEIVEVTAIGTCLVDKSVEKIGDIDTAITTMKLSNGALAVIDNSRQAVYGYDQRVEVFGSKGCVCADNATGDTTSIYTVEAVTKNKPLWDFLERFNDAYVEEARCFIDSCLNGAEIKADANDGLQSIKAALAAARSWKLGGIPVKVEE
- a CDS encoding sugar ABC transporter ATP-binding protein codes for the protein MSGIVKEFPGVKALNNVELNVHPGTVHGLMGENGAGKSTLMKCLIGLYRRDAGTIYFAGKEVNFLSVSEAIKSGISMINQELCPIPERTVAENIWVGREPKKNILMVDHKRMCVQTRELLKKFDIKISPDTPLKYLTVAQMQMIEIIRAVSYESKIVIMDEPTSSLTQSEVAQLFKIIKNLKEQGISIIYITHKMDEVFQICDEVTVMRDGEYISTNNIKELEMDGLISKMVGREITQLFPKKECPIGDVILRVENISIDNFVHNVCFELHKGEILGFAGLIGAGRTETMEGIFGLRKLTEGNIYKNGDKIKIDCPGDAIKNKIGMLTEDRRGKGIVGVRNIYDNTVLSHLKAYGFPIAHKRILKDTDEYCTKLNVKTPNYKTQIQNLSGGNQQKVLVARLLLNDPDILIFDEPTRGVDVGAKVEIHSLITKLAAEGKGIILISSELPEVMGMADRIVVMHEGRITGVLNKDEFEQELIMRYATDWKDTVKQ
- a CDS encoding ABC transporter permease subunit — translated: MKEKTRIKNFVQQNTIWMAFVVLAVIACIASPAFLTRSNITSVLMSESVVGIIVCGEMWCILSRGIDLTPGAIVALTSCISASLVQKAEYSGRMFPNLPELPIGLVLLIVIVVGVLIGIFNGVLIAYFKLPPFIATLGTQLIVRAVAQIYTTAYPVPELRADFKLLGQGYLFGLFPVVVLIFIVFVIISGFMLTQTRFGKNVFAIGGNEQTARVAGIHVERNIIYVYAWSAVCAAVSGMLLAARSGAGNSSFGTNYELDAIAAATVGGTSHSGGVAKINGVIAGILILGIVKNAMLLVGISTYWQQIVKGIIIIVAVALDMYKNIRKS
- a CDS encoding sugar phosphate isomerase/epimerase family protein, which translates into the protein MEQSLHLKSIKCCNLPTALHIASDAGFKGVEIADYMLYEFFDAGFNVNDLKTLLQQNQLSAQCINDVLGCESMAYGNRMAAVKQMNFFSDIAHEIGCDTIQVCPLCELEGLPQQQIIKSTAYNIRQLADIAGQKNIRLQIETVAWSPINSLSKGIMLLDEIQRDNVGITIDFWHLWATGGTTPDEIALFDKKKMGNIHFCDGIRPENGEKWNENIQRGFLPGDGDIPLKEWAAAVKATGYDRPWSIELISTKYWQCDSYDVAKQLYEGMEKYVSDM
- the iolM gene encoding scyllo-inosose 3-dehydrogenase, yielding MKALQASGTWRPRPGYSPDEREKKDNRASMGNNLFYQPSLEMVDIPKPEPKDDEVLIKVGGAAVCGSDTMFLGKDDEDYLQYCGHCKLPVVIGHEFSGEIVKTGKKVKNFKEGDLIVAETMNWCGECAACRAGLVNQCENLEEIGFTLDGGYAEYLVAKEKFCFHVEALVSVYKTKERALEVAAMVEPTAVAYNGMFVRGGGFLPGGNVAIFGAGPIGLSATSLAKAAGAAKIITFEKEPLRMKLAREVGADYVFDPDELYSAGISPSEKVMDLTGGIGVEMAVEATHDQSETIPEIEQMIAVGGTIAQIGISPKRTPIMSTYLQKKGVNYHCSIGSSGHDIWPHVIRLIASGRIDPSRFLTKCYHLDEAKEAIEAAERLEGGKFVVTPNW
- a CDS encoding sugar phosphate isomerase/epimerase family protein, whose amino-acid sequence is MLKVKFGALDFALPGQMVGNIRLAHEIGLDGLELGFLRYQERGFMLGQKWFRDYYLEEGEKYNIAFPSMAVCEFDYYGLKHKVTTEKGRRVREIIDLAIDTAAYMKMEMVMMPSFNDGYIETEEDMEVTAEALIYACKEAAKHNITIATENLLTLDKNLKLFQKVGQPNFSCLYDSQNYRVWKNWSQPGMLKQLAENNILYPEIHVKDGVGQSGSSAYLGEGDTDFRGTMEVLHDIDYTGWIHLENFYDRLPLCATGDTYIDVAKKDLAILKEACK